ATAGTTACTTTCCAACAGGCTACGTACAAAGGCATTATATAATAGAGTAATGACGTGGTGGTTATGAAAATATTTGGATTGACGTACTACGAAACCAAGAGCTTTTCGcgattttttacaaatttgaactacatttttattaaaagttaTTTCAGTGTCACAGCATGTACCCAGGTCACGAATAGAGTTTACATTTTGTAGGATTTGGCCGTTTAATGTGTAGGATCTATCAATGGTCTGAGATGTTCTTGAATATGTCATAACTGCGCATTTACTTGAGTTAAGGTGTAAGCTATTAATGGCACCCCATCGATATACGCTATCGATATCCGTTTGGAGCTTACCTACATCACTTGGATTTTGTATGGGCATAGCGAGCTTAACGTCGTCAGCAAACATCAATAtcatggaatgttttatatattCTGGAAGGTCgtttattgttattaaaaatagTAAAGGTCCAAGACTGCTACCTTGACCAATGCCCGAAGTGACGGAGTACGTTTCTGATTTAGCTGTATTGTACACAATATATTGCTCGCGTCCAGATAGATAATTGGCGAAAAATGTTAATAATGATTCAGAAAAACCAGACCTGGCCATTTTCTGCAATAAAACATCACAGTCTATCCTATCAAAGGCCTTTCGGAAATCTAAATATATTACATCCACTTGCTTTTTTTCGTCTAACTGGTGGGTAGTGTATGTTACAAGGTTAAGAAGATTGGATGTGGTAGACCTATTTGGTAAAAATCCATGTTGTGAGTCAGTGAACCACCCCCGTAACTgctgatatatttttttgtatagaaCAGTTTCAAACACCTTGCCAAACACAGAAAGGACTGCTATCGGCCTGTAGTTATTGAAATCAGATTTAGAGCCACTTTTGTGAATCGGgaggacttttgatattttccagagCAAGGGATAAGTATTGGTTTTGATGGACAGATTAAAAATGTATGACAATGGTTTTATAAAAGCTTCGCAACAATCGCGCACTACATATTGTGGAATAAAGTCTGGGCCCTGAGTATTCTTAGGAGCTAGTCGTTTTATGGCTACACGTATATCATTGTCGTCAATATGGTCGATTGATATGAGTTGATGGGAGGTATCCCAGTGTTGAATAGCGGTGTGAACATTTAATGCAGGAGGATCAGGTAGGAATACGCTACTGAAATAATTCGAAAATTCTTTTGCTACTTGATCTGAAGTCATGTCGCCAAATATGGCTTGTTCATTGTTTTTTCTATGTTGTTTTACGTAAGACCAAAATGACTTAACGTCTCGTTTAATGTTTAATTGTATGCGTCTattgtatatttcaaaatcccgttctaaatgtatttttgcttgacgtctatagtatataaaaaagccataatctaattgattgttattcAATTTATACCGCTTATGgtactgattttttaatttatttaatttaatagtttCTGGTGTGAACCATACTGGATATCGGGCCTGAGGTATTTTATGCATTTTAAATGGCACAGAAGAAGCGATATTTTGATTAAGTATGTTGTAGAAAGTGGAAACTGCATCATTAACTTCATTTTTTAATTATTcctatttgctcgtgttacaggccacacccggtatgaagTTGACAGCTTACATTTATGCAGAAAGCTCTTATCGCAGTCGCTGCACTTTAGTTGGGAGCGGGCATCATGCGTCTGCGCATGTTTTCTGAGGCTGGATTGTTGAGTGAACGTGCGGCCGCAAGTATTGCATTCGTAGGGTTTTTTATTTAAGCCGTGGCTCCTGTAAAGTTAAAGGACATACTTCGTCTACgttggatgatgatgatgattgattatGGTATGTCTTTCCTCAAACATCAAACTAtccctataccaaatttcatttaaattagttcagtggtttaagcgtgaaaaggTAACATACAGAGTTACTTTCCCATTTGAAtatggaaaataaaaatatttgtatttgcatttataatattagtagtgataaagtttattttgcccagcagtgggacactcctacaggctaatttaaaaaaaagtttattttagtAAGAGGGCGAAATAAGGTCAAAAAATGTATACGACTACTACGCGGAAGAAATCGTGGCTAATTTTATACTCAAGCCGCCCAGATGTCAAAACTTGCCAATAAAAATGcaattttaatttgtcaaaacaaagattcaaattagaatggcacagcagacctttttataggtctctgggcggctagaggttaaatatttaatgaatatacttacaCCATGTGCACATTTAGAGTGGACGCCTCGGCGAACACTTTATGGCAGACCTCGCACCGGTGTCGGCCGCCGCGATGCCTCCTCAAGTGCTTGAACAGCGACGTCCGCCAACGGAACCTAGCTCCTGCGACAATATTGTTATTGGTGTAACGCCCTAATGTGGTATGACTATATAGTCATACCAcatacatacagggtgtcccagaattcgacgtcaagccgtaaacggatgatagaccaagtcataacagttatcataaaaatacaaaaaaaagatccaactcatgttttttaaaaattatgggcactttaaaaattcactaaaaaatccacaccctgtaatggttctttaactcttgttactacaaattccataatttattctaatttttttattattgtgtaatcttgaataattacagggtgtggattttttagtgaatttttaaagtgaccattttttttaaagaacatgagttggattttttttttaatttttatgataactattatgacttggtctatcatccgtttacggcttgacgtcgaattctgggacaccctgtagtATTAGGGCGTCCGCAAActcttatatgtacatatacttGTGGAAATTTGACCCATGCTGCCGTGACCCTGGGCCGAGTGGTTGTAGCCATCTGCCAAGATTGCAGAGTTctgggtgtttttttttatatatgacaTTTTCCcagtttattattaaaaatataatatatgtatacctgTAGAAACGGCGGGTTGCTGGTTTGCCGACGCGAAACGTTTCACTCGTGATTTGGGACGTCGACTCAGACAGAAAGGGGAGGGTCCCCGCTCCGAGTCGTTCCTTGTGCAAAGGCTGTCCGTGGTGATCCAGCGTGGAAATGCTGCGagcatcatgggcacctttgcaccgggaacggcagggagcggtttgttttcttaaatttatagttttcatttttatttgtaagcctTAGTTGAGTATGTTTTTTGTCATGTATGTAGAACTTTtaagaatatatttttttatatatgtatattatttagcATGAATAGTATACATACCACATATATTACACAGTTGCGCGCAGGCGTCCAGGTCTTCCGAATTATTTTTAGGTCCAACCAAGTGTGTGGGTAAATGTACCTgttaataacaaaaatattaaggtcataaataatactaactCTATAAATTTATAGGGAAAACatgttgtaggtacctataattctCGCGTCGCATGATGGTCCCTATGTTAATTTAATCAAGCCTCTTTTGGTTGGGCATGattcacaaaattattggagataatattaaatttgaaatcaaccCAATTAAAAATACAACTAGATTCAAACTCCATGCTATAATTTAGTATGGTGGGTGGCACGAGGGTATTAttagagttataccaagaaaagtctgcagcgaatgatttcatagaagtctgacgtttgacacttgcactgtgtgggctgtcaaaatcgctgcagacttttctcggtctaactctactcaTCTTTGCCACTAACCTCAAAAGTCTCCTGGTTCTTTGAAGTATGTTCACACTGTGAACAGTGATAATCGTCTTCTTTATCAGAACCCTCACTATTCTCCGATTCCGATATTATAGGCGTGTTTTTTGcagtatttttttctgaaatgtAATAATTAGAACTCAATCCTGTACCTATACATTACATATCAAACCCCATTTGTATTTCATTGAAAATCAGGGATGACAGTCAGAGAACCTTAATTTTGCCGATGGTGCCCACATTCATAATAATTTTcataaaatcaaaaaaaaaattcaagaaaTAGATATCCCTTGATCTCACAATAAAAAGAGCTGTGAATAATTTAAAACTTCGActcataccacagaataaacaatagtactaggtacagaaggttcacttctaacaaaacgcgtctattacgagatACAAGCACAAGCGGTGCGCGGCAGTTACTacagacaccaaaattggtgtgagccccctgtacttgtagcgacgcgacacAATAGTGGAGTGAGCCATGCCTGCCCATACTCACTTGGAATGAAATTTTGGTCAGTAGGCACTTTCTTCTGAATATAACCTTTCTCTGATGTAGTTTCTTCTGTCTTTTCTATTTCAGTGTATAATTTCTCTTTCCTTTGTTCCTTGTTTCCTGCTGAAGCTGATAGTCCCCCATTTTTTTCAGCTGTCTGAAAATGGTATAAGAATTTCAAATTCATATAGTACTACTAGGTACTCCTCataaatattttcatgtatAAATGCCTAAATATCTTGCCCTTGTATTTTTGTTTTGGCTATATCACCCATAATTTATGTGCTTTGCcttatggttgactggtaaagaatgccttatggcattaattCCGTCTTTTGTATATTAAGATTTTCTTTTCTAATTCTCAGTAACAGTATaattaaaggcttgctacacggtcgccgacaagccttctaaccgtctgaccttggtctgtccttggtcagttttgggcaaattttgttggtaacaactgtctacacggtccgggaccgccggccaaggccacgcggtctgggggcttgtcggcgaccgtgtagcaagccttttagcatacaattaaacaaataaataaatattatgggacaatgTTACACAAGTCATCCTAGTCCCACGATTAGGATGACTTGTGTAAcattgtcccataatatttatttattagacttgtgttgtgggtaatTGGGTatacaatgatgatgatatatagTGAGCTTGACAGAAAACGAGATGAGCTTATGGCTTGGCCGCCAACCTCAATTCCCTACAACTATGTAGGCGGTGCGCTGACGTGCCCAAAATGCGCTAGAGTATTTAGCaagatagggtacgtgagccaTGTAAGGGCGCACTAGAGTAGTGGTTCctaacctgggggtaattagccccgtgggggtaaaactggtattttacgggggtaataaactaaactaacctaatataacaaaCATACACGTTTTagtttttattaccattgggaggaggggtaaaatcaggctccctagttagtcataggggtgaccggactgaaatgGTTAAGAACCAGTGCACTAGAGAGTGGAAtagctacactctaataacacaAGTTAAAAATTACCTACTCCAGGGCACACAGTTGCTGTGGCTGAAATTGGTCAAGAGAGTATCatcacatatatttatttatttatttatttatatagcccTTTATTCTGAACATGATTGTTGGTTTTTAGTTTTGAATGTTTATATGAAGTCTCTTGGTTCAGTGTGCCTgtcggcaaaggcctcctccaactccTTCCAGTATTTCCTCTCTCTTGCCACCCTTGTCCAGAGTGGTCCCACTGTGAGTATAATTTCGTCTTCCCATCGTGTTAATTGAGGGCCTTGCGATCTTGATCCATCTGTAGGGTGCCACATGAGAATTCTTTGGCTCCACTTCTCTGTTTTGCATCTTATAGTGTGGCCTGCCCACCTCCATTTTTGCCTGTCTATGTGGGTGAGGATGTCTGTCACTTTTGTTCTGGTTCTTATGTCAGAGCTGCGGTTTCTATCCTGTAATTTTACACCGAGCATGCTcctctccatagctctctgGCACTTTGCAAGTTTATCTCGTTGTTTTTTAGTAAGAGACCAAGTTTCGCAGCCATAGGTTAGACATGGAAGCACACATGTGTTAAAAGTTTTGCTTTTTATCCGTATACCAAGGTTGCTTTTCATGATTTCTTTGAGTGACCAATATTTGCTCCAGCCGGATGCTAttcttttttcaatttctttatcCATTTGGTTCTTGAATGATATTATTTGACCTAGATATACATATTCTTCAACATAGTCCAGACTGAATCCATTAACTGCAATTTCTTGTCTCCTAGAATTTGTCATCAATTTAGTCTTGTCTGAGTTAAGCTCCAGTCCCACT
Above is a window of Cydia fagiglandana chromosome 18, ilCydFagi1.1, whole genome shotgun sequence DNA encoding:
- the LOC134673249 gene encoding zinc finger protein 846-like; translation: MEIRLEDFNRCCRCCLAVVDAMKPIFGACLNDMLAKLMSFQIVQDDGYPQQMCSQCVLRLSTSYTFYTMVMRSHKVLEEILKTAEKNGGLSASAGNKEQRKEKLYTEIEKTEETTSEKGYIQKKVPTDQNFIPKKNTAKNTPIISESENSEGSDKEDDYHCSQCEHTSKNQETFEVHLPTHLVGPKNNSEDLDACAQLCNICGARFRWRTSLFKHLRRHRGGRHRCEVCHKVFAEASTLNVHMVSHGLNKKPYECNTCGRTFTQQSSLRKHAQTHDARSQLKCSDCDKSFLHKYSLLRHHVNAHSANECPFCREIFRGKKLLDAHMKLHKKEMDSPNTEMLTDNEMVTESINIQAVTVEFLCLICTQKFQSRESLEVHICARDKIN